The following coding sequences lie in one Terriglobia bacterium genomic window:
- the rnhA gene encoding ribonuclease HI, whose amino-acid sequence MVPKEVTIYTDGACLGNPGPGGYGVVLLYGSHRKELSGGFRVTTNNRMEILAAVVALEALKEKCRVILYSDSQYLVNAMQQGWAMRWRANNWRRNKNEMALNPDLWDRLLGCTERHKVEFRWLRGHAGDRENERCDQLAMAAANAVNRAIDFGYEKTLPQHARGPGSA is encoded by the coding sequence ATGGTCCCGAAGGAAGTGACGATTTACACCGATGGCGCATGCCTCGGAAATCCCGGGCCGGGCGGTTACGGCGTCGTCCTCCTTTATGGGAGCCATCGCAAGGAACTCTCGGGCGGATTTCGTGTGACTACCAACAATCGCATGGAGATCCTTGCTGCCGTGGTCGCGCTCGAAGCGCTCAAAGAGAAATGCCGCGTCATCCTTTATAGCGACTCACAATATCTGGTGAATGCCATGCAACAGGGATGGGCGATGCGGTGGCGCGCCAACAACTGGAGGCGAAACAAGAACGAAATGGCGCTCAACCCCGACCTTTGGGACCGGTTGTTAGGATGCACGGAGAGGCACAAGGTTGAATTTCGCTGGCTCAGGGGCCATGCCGGCGATCGCGAAAACGAGCGCTGCGACCAGCTGGCGATGGCAGCTGCAAACGCGGTGAACCGCGCCATCGACTTCGGTTACGAGAAGACCCTGCCGCAACATGCCCGCGGACCAGGATCCGCATAG
- a CDS encoding zf-HC2 domain-containing protein, protein MKCDQVRKMIEDYHYEELDERQAAEVAAHLRECGSCRRELDVLEGESRIYEAYAAKAESALEVPPDLWRRAAAGQALRPAGGKQHSISPARRLSALLPARAWVRQALAAVLLVAISITGTLILVEHYRVKHMTGSRQEVAPAGDTGDASLDAALESIQRAEQEYLKAIRELSVIVEKQKSTLDPRILAELQTNLKLIDDHIAATRKAYYAHPRDAELALYMLAAYNRKVELLQDLTS, encoded by the coding sequence TTGAAATGCGACCAAGTCCGAAAAATGATCGAGGATTATCATTACGAAGAACTCGATGAGCGGCAAGCTGCCGAGGTGGCGGCCCACCTGCGTGAGTGCGGCAGCTGCAGGAGAGAACTGGATGTGCTCGAGGGCGAATCCAGAATCTACGAAGCTTATGCCGCGAAGGCAGAAAGCGCCCTGGAGGTTCCCCCCGACTTGTGGAGACGTGCCGCCGCGGGTCAAGCCCTTCGTCCCGCGGGCGGCAAACAGCATAGCATAAGCCCCGCGAGGCGGCTGAGCGCGCTGCTTCCGGCTCGCGCCTGGGTCCGGCAGGCACTGGCGGCAGTGCTGCTCGTGGCGATCTCCATTACGGGCACTTTGATCCTGGTCGAACATTACCGGGTGAAACACATGACTGGCTCACGGCAAGAGGTCGCGCCAGCCGGCGACACGGGCGATGCCAGCCTGGATGCCGCGCTAGAATCGATTCAGCGCGCCGAGCAGGAGTACCTCAAGGCGATCCGGGAGCTGAGCGTAATTGTCGAAAAGCAGAAATCGACCTTGGATCCCAGAATCTTGGCGGAGCTTCAGACCAACCTCAAGTTGATTGACGACCACATCGCTGCTACGCGCAAGGCCTACTATGCGCACCCGAGGGACGCAGAGCTGGCCCTCTACATGCTTGCCGCCTACAATCGGAAGGTGGAGCTGCTCCAGGACCTGACGTCCTGA
- a CDS encoding sigma-70 family RNA polymerase sigma factor has product MADLKALGNPEPGDSESVPTVVDRARAGDPEAFHAIFQRYGKPVLAFIFHLLGDRSRAEELTQETFFRAYRGLDRMQRGVKLSTWLFGIARNVAREAIREKRRSSREVDLDDNLFLTLPDERAGPDERFMSEELQRAIRRSFCDLPGDQRVVFVLKVLNKMRYQEIALITGSSIGKLKTDLHRARKQMRQKLEPYLAGRVPGM; this is encoded by the coding sequence TTGGCGGATTTGAAAGCGCTGGGAAACCCTGAGCCAGGCGACAGCGAATCTGTCCCGACGGTCGTCGATCGTGCGCGCGCCGGCGACCCTGAAGCCTTCCATGCGATCTTCCAGCGCTATGGCAAGCCGGTGCTGGCATTCATCTTCCACTTGCTTGGCGACAGATCGCGGGCGGAAGAATTGACCCAGGAGACCTTTTTTCGCGCTTATCGTGGGCTGGATCGGATGCAACGAGGGGTCAAGCTCTCGACCTGGCTCTTCGGCATTGCGCGCAATGTGGCGCGGGAGGCAATCAGGGAAAAGCGCCGGAGTTCACGCGAGGTGGATTTGGACGACAACCTGTTTCTGACGCTGCCTGATGAGAGGGCTGGGCCTGATGAAAGGTTCATGTCGGAGGAACTGCAGCGTGCGATCCGGCGTTCATTTTGCGACCTGCCCGGGGATCAGCGCGTGGTGTTTGTTCTGAAGGTGTTGAACAAGATGCGCTATCAGGAGATCGCCCTTATTACCGGCTCGTCCATCGGGAAGCTCAAGACCGACCTGCACCGGGCGCGGAAGCAAATGCGGCAGAAGCTGGAGCCGTATCTGGCGGGGCGAGTGCCGGGAATGTGA